The proteins below are encoded in one region of Helianthus annuus cultivar XRQ/B chromosome 2, HanXRQr2.0-SUNRISE, whole genome shotgun sequence:
- the LOC110893324 gene encoding uncharacterized protein LOC110893324 has product MEHNKDPNNTIARTLTCVQFPRWYVWKLDKRIWVPRKKENLVSRIHSVSPSIGEAYFLRILLNKVKGPTSFYDIKTVNGRVYDTFRDACYALGLLDDDSEYVETIKEANISSSASYIRNLFATMLLSSSLSRQTRPELVWERTWKYMTDGFVYRLSKYHRVAGTASLDNFSCRLINKELAYDRTNLQNVYEGQLNMLTDEQHAIFEDIIQAVDGNNGGMFFVYGYGGTGKTFLWKTLHAEIRSKGEIVLNVASRGIASLLLDGGRMAHSRFHIPLNLNEDSVCHIKPDDDVAKLLNETKLIIWAEAPMVHKHAFEALDRTMHDIFNIENSRKSDILFGEINNFAKWLLDVGEGNVGGSNDGEVTIEIPPDLLIDNTSYPISCLIDFVYPLILDNFNDRNYFSDRAILAPKNEVVHEINDKLLSLFADANPTQQRIYSPDVLNGLKVSGLPNHRLVLKVGVPILLLRNTDQQNGLCNDTRLKVTKLYNLVIEAEIISGGNIGTRTFIAGVNLIPSDGKIPFAFQRRQFPIAVCFAMTINKSQGQSLSKVE; this is encoded by the exons ATGGAACATAATAAAGATCCTAATAACACCATTGCACGTACACTTACATGCGTTCAGTTCCCACGTTGGTATGTTTGGAAGCTTGACAAACGTATATGGGTTCCTAGAAAAAAGGAAAATTTAGTTAGCAGAATTCATTCTGTGTCTCCGTCTATTGGTGAAGCTTACTTTTTAAGAattcttcttaacaaagttaaaggACCAACATCATTTTATGATATTAAAACAGTTAATGGTCGAGTGTACGATACGTTTAGAGATGCTTGCTATGCGCTTGGTCTTTTGGATGATGACTCAGAGTACGTCGAGACCATAAAAGAAGCAAATATATCAAGTAGTGCTTCTTATATTCGTAATCTATTTGCCACCATGCTATTATCAAGCTCTTTATCTAGGCAGACTAGGCCTGAATTAGTCTGGGAAAGGACATGGAAATATATGACAGACGGTTTTGTTTATAGATTGTCAAAATATCATCGAGTTGCAG GTACTGCGTCCTTAGATAACTTTAGCTGCCGTTTGATTAATAAGGAGCTTGCATACGACAGAACGAATCTACAAAATGTTTATGAAGGCCAGTTGAATATGTTAACTGATGAACAACATGCAATATTTGAAGACATTATTCAAGCAGTTGACGGAAACAATGGAGGAATGTTTTTCGTTTATGGTTATGGCGGTACTGGTAAAACATTTTTATGGAAAACACTGCATgcggaaatcagatcaaaaggTGAAATCGTATTAAACGTCGCATCCAGGGGAATTGCATCATTGTTGTTGGATGGAGGAAGAATGGCTCACTCTAGGTTTCACATACCTTTGAATCTTAATGAGGATTCGGTTTGTCATATTAAACCAGATGATGATGTAGCTAAATTACTAAACGAGACCAAACTGATTATATGGGCCGAAGCGCCTATGGTGCATAAACATGCATTTGAGGCGTTGGATAGAACTATGCATGACATTTTCAATATCGAAAATTCACGCAAATCTGATATCCTGTTTGGAG AGATAAATAATTTTGCGAAATGGCTTTTGGATGTGGGTGAGGGAAATGTTGGTGGTTCGAATGATGGAGAAGTAACAATCGAAATACCACCGGATCTTCTAATTGACAACACATCTTACCCAATTTCTTGCTTAATCGATTTTGTTTATCCATTAATCTTGGACAACTTCAATGATCGTAATTACTTTAGCGATAGGGCTATACTTGCCCCTAAGAATGAGGTTGTGCATGAGATTAATGACAAATTGTTGTCGCTATTCGCAG ATGCAAATCCTACACAACAAAGAATATACTCACCGGATGTGCTCAACGGTCTAAAAGTATCCGGCTTACCAAATCATAGGTTAGTGCTTAAAGTCGGTGTTCCGATATTGCTATTACGAAATACTGACCAACAAAATGGTTTGTGCAACGATACAAGGTTAAAGGTTACAAAACTGTACAACCTTGTAATTGAAGCGGAGATAATTTCAGGTGGAAATATTGGTACTCGCACATTCATAGCTGGAGTTAATTTAATCCCTTCAGATGGAAAGATTCCTTTCGCGTTTCAAAGGAGACAATTTCCAATAGCTGTATGTTTTGCAATGACGATCAATAAAAGCCAGGGCCAGTCGCTATCAAAAGTTGAGTGA
- the LOC110918438 gene encoding pentatricopeptide repeat-containing protein At1g74900, mitochondrial: protein MLSPLHKLHIRNPTSLVCSVKLSFYNLTTITPPAADDDASSLSFLILKLDPQALTHNLEFNSVYWTPDLVNKILKHLWNHGPKAIQFFNLLERHPTYTHSAASFDHAIDIAARLRNYKTVWALVARMRKRRVGPNPKTFAIITERYVSAGKPDKAVRVFLSMQEYGCQQDLNSFNTFLDVLCKSRRVEMAYNLFKVLKRRFRADTISYNIIANGFCLLKRTPRALEVLREMVESGLEPTLKTYNVILNGYFKAGQVKEGWQFFLEMKRRRRCEMDVVTYTTVVHGFGVAGEIQKARQVFDEMIGLGILPSVATYNAYIQVLCKKDNVENAILVFEEMLKKGYTPNATTYNVVIRGLCHVGKMDRAMEYLDKMKDDECDPNVQTYNVIIRYYCDEGEIDKSLKVFDRMGNGECLPNLDTYNVLISAMFGRKRSGDLMVAGKLLIEMVDRGFIPRKFTFNRILNGLLLTGNQDFAKEILTAQGRCGRLPPHLRL from the coding sequence ATGTTGTCACCTCTCCACAAGCTTCACATCAGGAATCCTACCTCTCTTGTATGTTCTGTGAAATTGTCATTCTACAACCTCACCACCATCACTCCTCCTGCCGCAGATGATGATGCCTCCAGCCTTTCTTTCCTCATCCTAAAGTTAGACCCACAAGCTCTAACCCATAATTTAGAATTCAACTCAGTCTACTGGACGCCCGACCTAGTGAACAAGATCTTAAAACACCTATGGAACCATGGCCCCAAAGCCATCCAATTCTTTAACCTTCTTGAACGCCACCCCACGTACACCCACTCCGCCGCCTCATTTGACCATGCCATTGACATTGCTGCCCGATTGCGCAACTACAAGACCGTATGGGCACTTGTTGCCCGAATGCGGAAACGAAGGGTCGGTCCAAACCCTAAAACATTCGCCATTATAACCGAACGGTATGTATCTGCTGGAAAACCCGACAAAGCCGTTAGAGTTTTCTTGTCGATGCAGGAGTATGGCTGTCAACAAGATTTGAACAGCTTTAACACGTTTCTTGATGTTTTATGCAAGTCTAGACGAGTTGAAATGGCGTATAACTTGTTTAAGGTTTTAAAGAGAAGATTTAGAGCTGATACGATTAGTTATAACATAATTGCAAATGGTTTTTGTTTGTTAAAGCGAACACCTAGGGCTTTGGAGGTGTTGAGGGAGATGGTGGAGAGTGGTTTAGAGCCAACTCTCAAGACGTATAATGTGATTCTTAATGGGTATTTCAAGGCGGGTCAGGTTAAAGAAGGTTGGCAGTTTTTCTTGGAGATGAAAAGGCGAAGAAGATGTGAGATGGATGTTGTTACCTACACAACTGTGGTTCATGGGTTTGGGGTTGCAGGTGAGATTCAAAAGGcgcgccaagtgtttgatgaaatgattGGGTTAGGGATACTTCCTTCTGTTGCCACTTACAATGCATATATTCAAGTTCTATGCAAAAAAGACAATGTGGAGAATGCTATTTTGGTGTTTGAGGAGATGTTGAAGAAGGGTTATACTCCTAATGCAACAACGTACAATGTAGTGATCAGAGGGTTGTGTCATGTTGGAAAGATGGATAGGGCAATGGAGTATTTGGATAAGATGAAAGATGATGAATGTGATCCGAATGTTCAAACTTACAATGTGATCATTAGGTATTATTGCGATGAAGGTGAAATCGacaagagtttgaaggtttttgaCAGAATGGGTAATGGTGAATGTTTGCCCAATTTGGATACATACAATGTTTTAATAAGTGCAATGTTTGGGAGGAAGAGATCTGGCGATCTAATGGTGGCAGGGAAACTGCTGATAGAAATGGTGGATAGAGGGTTTATCCCTCGTAAGTTCACCTTCAATCGAATCTTGAATGGCCTTCTGCTTACTGGAAATCAGGATTTTGCCAAAGAGATACTTACAGCACAGGGCAGATGTGGTCGTCTCCCTCCTCATCTCAGATTATGA